A region of Flavobacterium indicum GPTSA100-9 = DSM 17447 DNA encodes the following proteins:
- a CDS encoding ribonucleotide-diphosphate reductase subunit beta, with protein sequence MSVVEPILAENKDRFVIFPIQHHDIWDLYKKQEACFWTAEEIDLHQDITDWSTKLNDDERYFIKHILAFFAASDGIVNENLAENFVSEVQYSEAKFFYGFQLMMENIHSETYSLLIDTYVKDEKEKNILFKAIENFPAIAKKADWALKWIDSPSFAERLIAFAAVEGIFFSGAFCSIYWLKKRGLMPGLTFSNELISRDEGMHCDFAVHLHNNHLVNKVSKDRITEIITNALDIEREFITESLPVSLIGMNAKLMTQYLEFVTDRLLVELGCKKVYNVTNPFDFMDMISLEGKTNFFEKRVGEYQKAGVVNNDAGEDKFSFDADF encoded by the coding sequence ATGTCTGTAGTAGAACCAATTTTAGCTGAAAACAAAGATCGATTTGTAATCTTCCCTATTCAACACCATGATATTTGGGATTTATACAAAAAACAAGAAGCTTGTTTTTGGACCGCAGAAGAAATTGATTTGCATCAAGATATTACAGATTGGAGTACCAAATTAAACGATGATGAACGTTATTTTATTAAACATATTTTAGCGTTTTTTGCTGCATCTGACGGAATTGTAAATGAAAATTTAGCTGAAAACTTTGTTAGTGAAGTACAGTATTCTGAGGCTAAGTTTTTCTATGGATTTCAGTTAATGATGGAAAATATTCACTCTGAAACCTATTCTCTTTTAATTGACACCTATGTAAAAGACGAAAAGGAGAAAAATATATTATTTAAAGCGATTGAAAATTTTCCGGCAATTGCCAAAAAAGCGGATTGGGCTTTAAAATGGATTGACTCACCAAGTTTTGCAGAACGTTTAATTGCCTTTGCAGCTGTAGAAGGAATTTTTTTCTCAGGGGCTTTTTGTTCGATTTATTGGTTGAAAAAAAGAGGATTAATGCCAGGATTGACGTTTTCGAATGAATTGATTTCTCGTGATGAAGGTATGCACTGTGATTTTGCTGTTCATTTACACAATAATCACCTAGTAAATAAAGTTTCTAAAGATAGAATTACAGAAATTATTACTAACGCTTTAGATATTGAACGTGAATTCATTACCGAAAGTTTACCGGTTAGTTTAATTGGTATGAACGCTAAATTAATGACGCAGTATTTAGAGTTTGTTACCGATAGATTACTGGTGGAATTAGGTTGTAAAAAAGTATACAACGTAACTAATCCTTTTGATTTTATGGATATGATTTCATTGGAAGGTAAAACTAATTTCTTTGAAAAAAGAGTAGGAGAATACCAAAAAGCGGGTGTAGTAAACAACGATGCTGGTGAA
- a CDS encoding DUF3109 family protein, protein MFQLNKTIISEEILENEFVCNLSACKGACCVDGDAGAPLTQEETQILVDIYPKVKPFLRPEGIQAIEEQGAFVIGTDGEYETTLIEGKDCAYVIFDGQTALCGIEQAYNEGIVDWKKPVSCHLYPIRVKEYTDFAAVNYHKWHICSDACALGKELQVPIYKFVKEALIRKFGEQWYQELEKVAEEMKK, encoded by the coding sequence ATGTTTCAGCTAAATAAAACCATAATTTCAGAAGAAATTCTAGAAAATGAATTTGTTTGTAATCTTTCCGCTTGTAAAGGCGCATGTTGTGTTGACGGCGATGCTGGTGCACCTTTGACGCAAGAAGAAACGCAAATTTTAGTTGATATTTACCCAAAAGTGAAGCCTTTTTTACGTCCAGAAGGCATTCAGGCCATTGAAGAACAAGGTGCATTTGTGATTGGTACAGATGGGGAATATGAAACCACTTTAATAGAGGGTAAAGACTGTGCTTATGTAATTTTTGATGGTCAAACGGCACTTTGTGGGATTGAACAAGCCTATAACGAAGGGATTGTAGATTGGAAAAAACCAGTTTCGTGTCATTTGTATCCAATACGTGTTAAAGAATATACAGACTTTGCCGCAGTTAATTATCATAAATGGCACATCTGTTCTGATGCTTGTGCCTTAGGTAAAGAATTACAAGTGCCTATTTATAAATTTGTGAAAGAAGCTTTAATTCGAAAATTTGGCGAACAATGGTATCAAGAATTAGAGAAAGTGGCTGAAGAAATGAAAAAGTAA
- a CDS encoding MarC family protein, with protein MFDWKEIFTISMILFAVIDIVGSIPIIVDLRSKMGHIQSEKATLVAAIIMIAFLFVGEEILKLIGIDANSFAVAGSFVLFFLALEMILGIRLYKEDNPSTASIVPIAFPLIAGAGTMTTILSLRAAYDKANIIIAILINVVVVYGVLKSSGKIERLLGTNGLGVIRKVFGVILLAIAVKLFAANVKGLFI; from the coding sequence ATGTTTGATTGGAAAGAGATTTTTACCATTAGTATGATTTTATTTGCTGTAATTGATATTGTAGGAAGCATACCTATTATTGTTGATTTACGCAGCAAAATGGGCCATATTCAATCGGAAAAAGCAACCTTAGTAGCTGCAATTATTATGATTGCTTTTTTGTTTGTAGGTGAAGAAATCTTAAAATTAATTGGAATTGACGCGAATTCGTTTGCTGTTGCTGGTTCGTTTGTCTTGTTTTTTTTAGCCTTAGAAATGATTTTAGGCATTCGTTTATACAAAGAAGACAACCCATCGACTGCTTCAATAGTACCAATAGCTTTCCCTTTGATTGCAGGTGCTGGAACGATGACAACCATCTTATCTTTACGAGCGGCTTATGACAAAGCAAATATAATAATTGCCATACTGATTAACGTAGTTGTGGTTTACGGGGTTTTAAAATCTTCAGGAAAAATTGAACGCTTACTAGGCACCAATGGTTTAGGTGTGATACGCAAAGTTTTTGGTGTTATTTTATTAGCCATCGCTGTAAAATTATTTGCAGCCAATGTTAAAGGATTATTTATTTAA
- a CDS encoding FAD-dependent oxidoreductase has product MFDVVIIGGGVSGMSAALLFGSAQHKPFMADKKIGIIVHQKTSSLQTAVFNNAYGIPAGKLGSELLEESKTQLASLYPHIQQIENEKVLEITGEKDNFTVRTNKNHYLTKNVIVGIGAGNPFTIAGLDEFVMPHQKAAPEKNRLQLKNEDYVVKPGIYVVGTLAGLRSQLVIAAGSGAAVATDIMTLWNDNKPVQVHDALPKE; this is encoded by the coding sequence ATGTTTGATGTAGTAATAATTGGCGGAGGTGTATCGGGAATGTCAGCCGCTTTACTTTTTGGTTCGGCGCAACACAAACCTTTTATGGCCGATAAAAAAATCGGAATTATTGTGCATCAAAAGACTTCCTCTTTACAGACTGCAGTTTTTAATAATGCTTACGGCATTCCAGCTGGAAAATTAGGCAGTGAACTTTTAGAGGAAAGTAAAACGCAATTAGCTTCGTTATACCCACACATTCAGCAAATTGAAAACGAAAAAGTACTTGAAATTACAGGTGAGAAAGACAATTTTACGGTACGCACCAACAAAAACCATTATTTAACAAAAAATGTTATTGTCGGAATAGGCGCTGGAAATCCGTTCACCATAGCAGGATTAGACGAATTTGTGATGCCTCATCAAAAAGCTGCACCTGAGAAAAATCGTTTACAATTAAAAAACGAAGATTATGTGGTAAAACCAGGAATTTATGTTGTTGGCACTTTAGCTGGACTTAGAAGTCAATTGGTTATTGCTGCGGGAAGCGGTGCCGCTGTTGCCACAGATATCATGACACTTTGGAACGACAATAAACCAGTACAAGTACACGATGCTTTACCCAAAGAATAA
- a CDS encoding S41 family peptidase has product MNKSNKYSVFIPIVIATIFAIGMLLGYKMNTLNQPDSNVNSGKNKINRLLDLINKEYVDEVNTDSIVNLTVNGILEKLDPHSVYIPKEELAQVNESMEGNFVGIGVNFYMYKDSLTVIKPVKNGPSEKAGIKAGDRILFANKQQLFGKKVKNEKLFKILKGELGSKVNLVVYRKSENRKLSVVVTRDLIPVNSVDVATMIDANTGYIKINRFAETTYKEFHKALVTLKKQGMNEVIVDLRGNGGGYLEMAVAMADEFLKKGELIVKTKNKKGAIENSYATNRGIFESGKIAVLLDESSASASEIFAGAIQDNDRGLIYGRRSFGKGLVQKEMKLDDGSAVRLTVARYFTPSGRSIQKPYLDKGENYFNDFEKRFNSGELYKADSIKVADSLKFKTKKGRIVYGGGGIIPDIFVPLEDIHSEEGITLLLQSDLMNYYVFEKLDENRKFFNSLTQDKLKKEIFSNEKYFNQFRQYIINNGLLISLVHQKEKVLTYLYAEFSRQIFNDQLYYQITLPNDKMIKKVLEKDKNIKK; this is encoded by the coding sequence ATGAATAAATCAAATAAATATTCCGTTTTTATTCCAATTGTTATTGCAACCATTTTTGCAATTGGAATGCTATTGGGGTATAAGATGAATACATTAAATCAACCGGATTCAAACGTTAATTCGGGTAAAAATAAAATCAATCGTTTATTAGATTTAATCAATAAAGAATATGTTGATGAAGTAAATACGGACTCAATTGTTAATTTAACGGTTAATGGTATACTTGAAAAATTAGATCCGCATTCGGTTTATATTCCAAAAGAAGAATTAGCTCAGGTTAATGAAAGTATGGAAGGTAATTTTGTTGGGATTGGAGTTAATTTTTACATGTATAAAGATTCATTAACGGTAATTAAACCTGTTAAAAATGGGCCATCTGAAAAAGCCGGAATTAAAGCGGGTGACCGAATCCTATTTGCCAATAAACAACAATTATTTGGTAAAAAAGTGAAGAACGAAAAACTCTTCAAAATTTTAAAAGGCGAGTTAGGTTCTAAAGTCAATTTAGTAGTTTATAGAAAATCTGAAAATCGAAAACTTTCTGTTGTAGTTACTCGCGATTTAATACCTGTAAATAGTGTAGATGTTGCGACCATGATTGATGCGAATACGGGCTATATCAAAATAAATCGTTTTGCAGAAACAACCTATAAAGAGTTTCATAAAGCCCTTGTGACTTTAAAAAAGCAAGGAATGAATGAGGTTATTGTTGATTTAAGAGGAAATGGTGGGGGCTATTTAGAAATGGCGGTGGCAATGGCCGATGAATTTTTGAAAAAAGGAGAATTAATTGTAAAGACAAAAAATAAAAAAGGAGCCATTGAAAATTCTTATGCAACAAATAGAGGTATTTTTGAATCTGGAAAAATTGCTGTTTTACTAGATGAAAGTAGTGCTTCAGCCAGTGAGATTTTTGCAGGTGCCATTCAAGATAACGATAGAGGTTTAATTTATGGTAGACGTTCTTTTGGAAAAGGATTGGTTCAAAAAGAGATGAAACTCGATGATGGTTCAGCCGTTCGATTAACAGTTGCACGCTATTTTACACCATCTGGAAGAAGTATTCAAAAACCGTATTTAGATAAAGGCGAAAACTATTTTAATGATTTCGAAAAACGTTTTAATAGTGGTGAATTGTATAAAGCAGATAGCATTAAAGTAGCCGATAGTTTAAAGTTTAAAACCAAAAAAGGTCGAATTGTATATGGTGGTGGTGGAATCATTCCCGATATTTTTGTACCATTAGAAGATATTCATTCAGAAGAAGGTATTACACTTTTATTGCAGTCTGATTTAATGAATTATTATGTGTTTGAAAAGTTAGATGAGAACAGGAAATTTTTTAATTCACTGACTCAAGATAAATTGAAAAAAGAAATATTTTCCAATGAAAAGTATTTTAATCAATTTAGACAATACATAATTAACAATGGTTTGTTGATTAGTTTAGTTCATCAAAAAGAAAAAGTTCTGACGTATCTATATGCGGAATTTTCAAGACAAATTTTTAATGATCAATTGTATTATCAAATTACTTTGCCAAATGATAAAATGATTAAGAAAGTTTTAGAAAAAGATAAGAATATTAAGAAATAA
- a CDS encoding deoxycytidylate deaminase, with product MKAEKKSRYDKAYLKIAREWGKLSYCKRKQVGAIIVKDRMIISDGYNGTPSGFENCCEDEDNLTKWYVLHAEANAISKVARSTQSCEDATLYITLSPCKDCSKLIHQSGIKRVVYLEEYKDCSGVDFLKKAGVEVAHISNLDE from the coding sequence ATGAAAGCAGAAAAAAAATCAAGATACGACAAAGCCTATTTAAAAATTGCTCGTGAATGGGGTAAATTGTCTTACTGTAAACGTAAACAAGTGGGTGCCATTATCGTTAAAGACCGAATGATTATATCTGATGGATATAATGGAACACCTAGTGGTTTTGAAAATTGTTGTGAGGACGAAGACAACTTAACAAAATGGTATGTATTGCATGCTGAGGCCAATGCTATTTCAAAAGTAGCACGATCAACACAGTCTTGTGAAGATGCAACGCTTTATATTACATTGTCGCCTTGTAAAGATTGTAGTAAATTAATACATCAATCGGGGATCAAACGTGTGGTGTATTTAGAAGAATATAAAGATTGTTCAGGAGTTGATTTTCTAAAAAAAGCAGGAGTTGAAGTGGCTCATATTTCAAATTTAGATGAATAA
- a CDS encoding HupE/UreJ family protein, with amino-acid sequence MNEFLIYFNMGLKHVLDINAYDHVLFLIALMIPYAFKDWTRVLVLVSLFTFGHTLALILSVFGIVYIKESLVEFLIPITILITALFHLFTAGKNGKKESITFVAVVTLFFGIIHGLGFSNYFKAVMAGNANDKLVPLLEFALGIEAAQIIVVLVVLILAYLAQTVFRFSKRDWALVLSSFIIGVVLPMIIESEIWNRN; translated from the coding sequence ATGAATGAATTCTTAATTTACTTCAACATGGGGTTAAAGCATGTCTTAGATATTAATGCTTACGACCATGTTTTGTTTTTAATTGCTTTGATGATTCCTTATGCGTTTAAGGATTGGACAAGAGTACTGGTTTTAGTGAGTTTGTTTACTTTTGGGCATACTTTGGCCTTAATATTATCTGTTTTTGGTATTGTTTATATTAAGGAAAGTTTGGTGGAATTTTTAATTCCCATTACGATTTTAATTACAGCTTTATTTCATTTGTTTACAGCAGGAAAAAATGGTAAAAAAGAAAGCATCACTTTTGTGGCGGTGGTCACTCTATTTTTCGGGATCATTCATGGATTAGGATTTTCTAATTATTTTAAGGCGGTAATGGCTGGTAATGCTAACGATAAATTAGTTCCGTTGTTGGAGTTTGCCTTGGGGATTGAAGCAGCTCAAATAATAGTGGTTTTAGTTGTGTTAATTTTAGCATATCTGGCTCAAACCGTATTTCGATTTTCAAAAAGAGATTGGGCTTTAGTACTGTCCTCGTTTATTATTGGTGTAGTTTTGCCCATGATCATAGAAAGTGAAATTTGGAATAGAAATTAA
- the fbp gene encoding class 1 fructose-bisphosphatase → MEERNKTLGEFIIENQTAFQYSTGELSRIINSIRLAAKVVNYKVNKAGLVDIVGAAGDQNIQGEDQQKLDVYANEVFIQTLINREIVCGIASEENDDFITVAGSDNSHNNKYVVLMDPLDGSSNIDVNVSVGTIFSVFRRVTPVGTPVTSEDFLQPGVNQVAAGYVIYGTSTMLVYTTGHGVNGFTLNPAIGTFYLSHPNMQFPSKGNIYSVNEGNYIHFPQGVKDYIKYCQAEEGDRPYTSRYIGSLVSDFHRNMIKGGIYIYPTSSKAPKGKLRLLYECNPMAFLAEQAGGKASDGYGRIMEIQPTELHQRVPFFCGVKDMVEKAEEFMEKYK, encoded by the coding sequence ATGGAAGAAAGAAATAAAACCTTAGGTGAGTTTATCATCGAAAACCAAACTGCTTTTCAATATTCTACTGGAGAGCTGTCTCGAATAATTAACTCAATTCGTTTAGCTGCTAAAGTTGTAAACTACAAAGTGAACAAAGCCGGATTAGTAGATATTGTTGGTGCAGCAGGAGATCAAAATATTCAAGGGGAAGACCAACAAAAATTGGATGTATATGCCAATGAAGTTTTTATTCAAACGCTTATAAACAGAGAAATTGTTTGTGGTATTGCCTCGGAAGAAAATGATGATTTTATTACGGTAGCTGGAAGTGATAACAGTCACAATAATAAATATGTGGTACTTATGGATCCATTAGATGGTTCCTCTAATATAGATGTGAATGTTTCAGTAGGAACTATTTTTTCTGTATTCAGAAGAGTTACACCTGTAGGAACTCCAGTGACTTCTGAAGATTTCTTGCAACCAGGAGTTAATCAAGTAGCTGCCGGGTATGTAATTTATGGTACTTCTACTATGTTGGTTTATACTACAGGTCACGGAGTAAATGGATTTACCTTAAATCCTGCAATTGGAACCTTTTATTTGTCGCATCCTAATATGCAATTTCCATCAAAAGGGAATATATATTCAGTAAATGAAGGGAATTACATTCACTTTCCACAAGGGGTAAAAGATTATATAAAATATTGTCAAGCCGAAGAAGGTGATAGACCCTACACTTCACGTTATATTGGAAGTTTGGTTTCTGATTTTCATCGTAACATGATTAAAGGTGGGATTTATATTTATCCTACCAGTTCTAAAGCACCAAAAGGAAAATTACGTTTGTTGTATGAGTGCAATCCAATGGCATTCTTAGCAGAGCAAGCTGGTGGAAAAGCTTCGGATGGGTACGGAAGAATTATGGAAATTCAACCGACTGAATTGCATCAGCGAGTACCTTTCTTTTGTGGTGTAAAAGATATGGTAGAAAAGGCAGAAGAATTCATGGAAAAATATAAATAA
- a CDS encoding GNAT family N-acetyltransferase has translation MLKIRIGVPEDMTAVLRLINELAVFEKEPDAVVVTVEDLLRDGFGENPLFHTFIAEENGEIIGMALYYYRYSTWKGKTIHLEDLIVKESKRGTGAGLALYKAIIQQGKKDGVRRIEWNVLDWNTNAIRFYEKSGAKVLEDWRVVQMSEQEIDNFLSKV, from the coding sequence ATGTTAAAAATAAGAATTGGGGTACCTGAAGACATGACTGCTGTGTTGCGTTTAATCAATGAACTCGCGGTATTTGAAAAAGAACCCGATGCAGTTGTAGTTACTGTTGAAGATTTACTTAGAGACGGATTTGGCGAAAATCCTCTTTTTCATACTTTTATTGCTGAAGAAAACGGGGAAATCATTGGCATGGCACTTTATTATTATCGCTATTCTACCTGGAAAGGCAAGACCATTCATTTAGAAGATTTAATTGTAAAAGAAAGTAAACGCGGAACAGGTGCAGGTTTAGCGTTATACAAAGCCATTATTCAACAAGGTAAAAAAGATGGGGTACGACGCATAGAATGGAATGTGCTGGATTGGAATACTAATGCGATTCGATTTTATGAGAAAAGTGGCGCGAAAGTTCTAGAAGATTGGCGTGTAGTACAAATGAGCGAACAAGAAATTGATAATTTTTTAAGCAAAGTCTAA
- a CDS encoding aspartate kinase translates to MKLFKFGGASVKDAAGVKNVKSVLETVGYEDVLVVISAMGKTTNALEIVIKNYFEKSKELKSSIQDIKKYHIEILLDLYGDEKNPNFTSAYDAINNHFEDLEYFLKTNKSPNYNFVYDQIVSFGEVISTTIVSHYFNQEGLNNSWLDVRNYIKTDQTYRDANVDWEATQKNISKLGKKKTLYITQGFLGADENNFTTTLGREGSDYTAAIIAYCLGAENVTIWKDVPGVLNADPRYFENAILLNQISYREAIELAFYGASVIHPKTLQPLQKKEIPLFVKSFINPTLPGTKVSKGADLEPKTSCFIVKKNQILISLSSIDFSFIMEENISEIFALFHQYKIKVSLIQNTAISFSVCVEDKFNKFNELKAVLSKKFKVAYNENVSLYTIRHFDQVAAEMVEKNKKVLVKQISRETLQIVTE, encoded by the coding sequence ATGAAACTATTCAAATTCGGTGGAGCTTCGGTGAAAGATGCTGCCGGAGTAAAAAATGTAAAGTCCGTATTAGAAACCGTAGGTTATGAAGATGTTCTAGTTGTTATTTCTGCTATGGGTAAAACAACTAACGCCTTGGAAATTGTAATTAAAAATTATTTTGAAAAATCAAAAGAATTAAAATCATCCATCCAAGACATCAAAAAATACCATATTGAGATTTTATTGGATTTATATGGAGATGAAAAAAATCCGAATTTTACCTCTGCTTACGATGCTATAAACAATCATTTTGAAGATTTAGAATACTTCTTAAAAACAAACAAATCGCCAAACTACAATTTTGTGTACGATCAAATTGTAAGTTTTGGAGAAGTCATCTCTACTACTATAGTGAGTCATTATTTTAATCAAGAAGGTCTAAACAATAGCTGGTTGGACGTTCGAAATTACATTAAGACAGACCAAACCTACAGAGACGCCAATGTGGATTGGGAGGCTACACAAAAAAACATTTCAAAACTAGGAAAGAAAAAAACATTATACATAACACAAGGATTCTTAGGCGCTGATGAAAACAATTTTACCACAACATTAGGAAGAGAAGGTTCTGATTATACTGCTGCTATTATTGCTTACTGCCTTGGAGCAGAAAATGTTACAATTTGGAAAGATGTCCCTGGTGTATTAAATGCAGATCCACGTTATTTTGAGAACGCAATTCTTCTAAACCAAATTTCATACAGAGAAGCCATAGAATTAGCCTTCTACGGAGCAAGTGTTATACACCCAAAAACTTTACAACCACTACAAAAGAAAGAAATACCACTTTTTGTAAAATCTTTTATAAATCCTACTTTACCAGGAACAAAAGTTAGCAAAGGTGCCGACTTAGAACCTAAAACTTCTTGCTTTATTGTGAAGAAAAACCAGATATTAATTTCACTTTCTTCGATTGATTTCTCGTTTATTATGGAAGAAAATATCAGTGAAATTTTTGCACTATTCCATCAATATAAAATCAAAGTAAGTTTAATTCAAAATACGGCCATTAGTTTTTCGGTATGTGTGGAAGATAAATTCAACAAGTTTAATGAATTAAAAGCAGTACTTTCTAAAAAATTCAAAGTAGCTTATAACGAAAATGTTTCCTTGTACACGATAAGGCATTTTGACCAAGTGGCAGCGGAAATGGTAGAGAAAAATAAAAAAGTGCTGGTAAAGCAAATCAGTCGAGAAACACTTCAAATAGTGACAGAGTAA